A section of the Pseudomonas sp. Q1-7 genome encodes:
- a CDS encoding START domain-containing protein yields MGIRGVVLCALGLLAASSVHAEGWELARDEDGIRVFLSEVPGSRYKAYRGVVTMKTDIATLRALQEDVAGSCAWIHECEEQKLLKTEGAQSWTYTRFNTPWPVMHRDSVIQVTSELGADGSVTRLLEGVPEYLPESTGYVRVTEVKGLWKLVPKGAGEVEVTYELHTEPGGSVPSWLANSFVVDAPFNTLKAMRQRAEKR; encoded by the coding sequence ATGGGAATCAGGGGCGTGGTGCTCTGTGCGTTGGGACTGCTCGCGGCGTCCAGCGTTCATGCTGAGGGCTGGGAGCTGGCCAGGGACGAGGATGGCATTCGCGTCTTCCTCAGCGAGGTTCCTGGCTCCAGGTACAAGGCCTACCGGGGCGTCGTTACCATGAAGACGGATATTGCCACCCTGCGTGCGCTGCAGGAGGACGTCGCCGGTTCCTGCGCCTGGATCCACGAATGCGAGGAGCAGAAGCTGCTCAAGACCGAGGGGGCGCAGAGCTGGACCTATACGCGTTTCAACACGCCCTGGCCGGTGATGCACCGGGATTCGGTGATTCAGGTCACCTCCGAGCTTGGTGCCGACGGCAGTGTGACGCGCCTGCTCGAAGGGGTGCCCGAGTACCTGCCTGAGTCCACCGGCTACGTTCGGGTGACCGAGGTGAAGGGGCTCTGGAAGCTGGTACCGAAGGGCGCAGGGGAGGTGGAGGTAACCTATGAGTTGCACACTGAGCCGGGTGGCAGTGTGCCGTCATGGCTGGCGAACAGCTTTGTCGTCGATGCGCCCTTCAATACGTTGAAAGCGATGCGTCAACGGGCGGAAAAGCGCTGA
- the sdhD gene encoding succinate dehydrogenase, hydrophobic membrane anchor protein, whose product MVTNVTNFSRSGLYDWMAQRVSAVVLAAYFLFLLGYLLFNPGLTYAEWHGLFSHTAMRIFSLLALVALSVHAWVGMWTISTDYLTPMALGKSATVVRFLFQAVCGIAMFAFFVWGVQILWGV is encoded by the coding sequence ATGGTAACCAACGTTACGAACTTCTCGCGTTCGGGCCTCTACGACTGGATGGCCCAGCGCGTTTCTGCGGTCGTTCTTGCGGCTTATTTCCTTTTCCTGCTGGGCTACCTGCTGTTCAATCCGGGTCTGACCTATGCCGAATGGCACGGTCTGTTCTCCCACACCGCGATGCGCATCTTCAGCTTGCTGGCCCTGGTCGCCCTGAGCGTTCACGCCTGGGTCGGCATGTGGACCATCTCCACCGACTACCTGACGCCCATGGCGCTGGGCAAGTCGGCGACTGTCGTGCGTTTCCTGTTCCAGGCGGTATGCGGCATTGCCATGTTCGCGTTCTTCGTCTGGGGCGTGCAGATTCTCTGGGGTGTGTGA
- the ppnP gene encoding pyrimidine/purine nucleoside phosphorylase, translated as MFKVNEYFDGTVKSIAFGMSEGPATIGVMAAGEYEFGTSQLEVMHVIAGALTVKLPGSENWETFAAGSKFTVPANSKFQLKVAQDTAYLCEYR; from the coding sequence ATGTTCAAGGTCAACGAGTACTTCGACGGCACCGTCAAATCCATCGCCTTTGGCATGAGCGAAGGCCCGGCCACCATTGGCGTAATGGCCGCGGGCGAATACGAATTCGGCACCAGCCAACTGGAAGTGATGCACGTCATCGCCGGCGCCCTGACCGTGAAGCTGCCGGGTAGCGAGAACTGGGAAACCTTCGCCGCCGGCAGCAAGTTCACCGTTCCGGCAAACAGCAAATTCCAGCTGAAAGTCGCCCAGGACACCGCCTACCTCTGCGAATACCGCTAA
- a CDS encoding NAD(P)-dependent oxidoreductase, giving the protein MAEVAFIGLGVMGFNMAGHLACEGHSVRVYNRTPGRLKLWCDEFAGDAFATPREAAEGAEFVMVCVGNDADLRAVLLGPDGAFAGMAPGSILVDHTTASADVAREMAVLAAERELGFLDAPVSGGQAGAEAGMLSVMVGGEQAFFDRAAPVIDSYAKMIRRMGPVGSGQLTKMVNQICVGGLLQGLAEALHFAQCAGLDAQGAMEVIGKGAAQSWQLEHRHQSMLDGSFNFGFAVDWMRKDLSIVLDEAARNGAQLPVTALVDQFYAEVQAMGGGRWDTSSLIARLKRPA; this is encoded by the coding sequence ATGGCTGAAGTAGCGTTCATCGGTCTGGGGGTGATGGGCTTCAACATGGCCGGACACCTGGCATGTGAAGGTCATTCGGTGCGGGTCTACAACCGTACGCCGGGCAGGCTCAAGCTCTGGTGCGACGAGTTCGCCGGCGACGCGTTCGCCACGCCGCGCGAGGCGGCCGAGGGTGCGGAATTCGTGATGGTCTGCGTCGGTAACGATGCTGATTTGCGCGCGGTATTGCTGGGGCCGGACGGCGCATTTGCCGGTATGGCGCCCGGTTCGATTCTGGTGGACCACACCACCGCCTCCGCTGACGTGGCGCGGGAAATGGCCGTGCTGGCCGCCGAGCGTGAACTGGGCTTCCTCGATGCACCGGTGTCCGGCGGCCAGGCCGGTGCCGAAGCGGGCATGTTGTCGGTCATGGTGGGGGGCGAGCAGGCGTTCTTCGACCGTGCCGCGCCGGTGATCGACAGCTACGCCAAGATGATTCGCCGCATGGGCCCGGTGGGCAGCGGTCAACTGACCAAGATGGTCAACCAGATTTGTGTCGGCGGCCTGTTGCAGGGGCTGGCCGAGGCGCTCCACTTCGCCCAGTGCGCGGGTCTGGATGCCCAGGGCGCTATGGAGGTGATCGGCAAGGGGGCCGCCCAGTCCTGGCAGCTGGAACACCGCCACCAGAGCATGCTGGACGGCAGTTTCAACTTTGGCTTTGCCGTGGACTGGATGCGCAAGGATCTGTCCATCGTGCTGGACGAGGCTGCGCGCAATGGCGCGCAGTTGCCGGTGACGGCGCTGGTCGACCAGTTCTATGCCGAGGTCCAGGCCATGGGTGGCGGGCGCTGGGATACCTCAAGCCTGATCGCGCGGCTGAAAAGGCCTGCTTAG
- the murB gene encoding UDP-N-acetylmuramate dehydrogenase — protein MSLALFENVSLKPYNSFGVDVKARLFAEARTDVQVREGLALAAQRGLPLLVIGGGSNLLLTRDVEALVLRMASHGIRVLADDGVNVLLEAEAGEPWHPLVLRTLEQGLGGLENLSLIPGTVGAAPMQNIGAYGVELKDVFAGLTALDRESGELREFGLEDCQFAYRDSLFKREAGRWLILRVRFNLSRSPQLHLDYGPVRQRLQANGIEAPTPMDVSRAICAIRSEKLPDPAELGNAGSFFKNPLVSAELARRLRGEHPDLVAYPQPGGQVKLAAGWLIERAGWKGFREGDAGVHRLQALVLVNYGAATGEQLHGLAQRIQADIEAKFGVALEMEPNLI, from the coding sequence GTGAGCCTGGCACTTTTCGAGAACGTCTCCCTCAAGCCCTACAACAGCTTTGGCGTCGACGTGAAGGCGCGGCTGTTCGCCGAGGCACGCACCGACGTGCAGGTGCGTGAAGGGCTTGCCCTCGCCGCCCAGCGCGGTCTGCCGCTGCTGGTGATCGGCGGCGGGAGCAATCTGCTGCTCACCCGTGACGTCGAGGCGCTGGTGCTGCGCATGGCCAGCCATGGCATCCGTGTGCTGGCCGACGATGGCGTGAACGTCCTGCTCGAGGCCGAAGCCGGCGAGCCCTGGCATCCCCTGGTGCTCCGGACCCTGGAGCAGGGCCTGGGCGGTCTGGAGAACCTCAGCCTGATCCCCGGCACCGTGGGGGCCGCGCCGATGCAGAACATTGGCGCCTATGGCGTCGAGCTGAAGGATGTTTTCGCTGGTCTGACCGCGCTGGACCGGGAATCCGGCGAGTTGCGCGAGTTCGGCCTGGAGGACTGCCAGTTTGCCTATCGCGACAGCCTGTTCAAGCGTGAGGCGGGCCGTTGGCTGATCCTGCGCGTGCGCTTCAACCTCAGCCGGTCGCCGCAGTTGCATCTGGATTACGGCCCGGTGCGTCAGCGTCTGCAGGCGAACGGCATCGAGGCGCCGACGCCCATGGACGTCAGCCGTGCCATCTGTGCGATCCGTAGCGAGAAACTGCCGGACCCGGCCGAGCTGGGTAATGCCGGAAGTTTCTTCAAGAACCCGTTGGTGAGCGCCGAATTGGCCCGGAGACTGCGTGGCGAGCATCCGGATCTGGTGGCCTATCCGCAGCCTGGTGGGCAGGTGAAGCTGGCTGCTGGCTGGCTGATCGAGCGCGCCGGCTGGAAGGGCTTTCGCGAAGGCGACGCCGGGGTGCACCGGCTGCAGGCTCTGGTGCTGGTGAACTACGGGGCAGCGACCGGCGAACAGCTGCATGGCCTGGCCCAGCGTATCCAGGCGGATATCGAGGCGAAATTCGGGGTCGCGCTGGAGATGGAGCCGAATCTGATCTGA
- a CDS encoding DMT family protein, protein MPVWMQTAALLTLSNVFMTFAWYGHLKTLNTKPWIIAALISWGIALFEYLIMVPANRIGYTELPVGQLKIMQEVITLAVFVPFSVLYMQQPLKLDYLWAGMCLLGAVYFIFRS, encoded by the coding sequence ATGCCGGTATGGATGCAGACCGCCGCCCTGCTTACCCTGTCCAACGTCTTCATGACCTTCGCCTGGTATGGCCATCTCAAGACGCTCAATACCAAGCCCTGGATCATCGCGGCGCTGATCAGCTGGGGCATCGCCCTGTTCGAGTACCTGATCATGGTGCCGGCCAACCGGATCGGTTACACCGAGCTACCGGTCGGCCAGCTGAAGATCATGCAGGAAGTGATCACCCTGGCCGTCTTCGTTCCCTTCAGCGTGCTCTACATGCAGCAGCCGCTGAAACTGGATTATCTATGGGCGGGAATGTGCCTGCTGGGCGCCGTCTACTTCATTTTCCGCAGCTAG
- a CDS encoding Trm112 family protein — protein sequence MDPKLLDILACPLCKGPLKLADDKSELICKADALAFPVRDGIPVMLEGEARTLNVDERLDK from the coding sequence ATGGACCCGAAACTCCTCGATATTCTCGCCTGCCCCCTGTGCAAGGGCCCGCTGAAGCTGGCCGACGACAAGAGCGAGCTGATCTGCAAGGCCGACGCCCTGGCCTTCCCGGTGCGCGACGGCATTCCGGTGATGCTGGAAGGTGAGGCGCGCACCCTGAATGTCGACGAGCGGCTGGACAAATGA
- a CDS encoding low molecular weight protein-tyrosine-phosphatase, with protein MRVLFVCLGNICRSPTAEGVLRHKLREAGLAERVRVDSAGTGDWHVGKAPDARTRVAAQRRGYDLSPLRARQVSVDDFGQFDLILAMDESNLSNLRRLRPGSAIAELDLFLRRYQLALDEVPDPYYGGEEGFEQVLDLVEQACDALILEIKGRL; from the coding sequence ATGCGCGTTCTCTTCGTATGCCTTGGCAACATTTGCCGGTCGCCCACCGCGGAAGGTGTCCTGCGGCACAAGCTGCGCGAAGCCGGGCTGGCAGAGCGGGTGCGCGTGGACTCCGCCGGCACCGGCGACTGGCACGTGGGCAAGGCGCCGGATGCGCGTACCCGCGTGGCGGCGCAGCGTCGAGGCTATGACCTGTCGCCGCTGCGTGCCCGGCAGGTGTCGGTCGACGACTTCGGCCAGTTCGACCTGATCCTGGCGATGGACGAGAGCAACCTGTCCAACCTGCGCCGGTTGCGTCCTGGCAGCGCGATCGCCGAGCTGGACCTGTTCCTGCGCCGATACCAGCTGGCGCTGGACGAGGTGCCGGACCCTTACTACGGCGGTGAGGAAGGCTTCGAGCAGGTGCTCGACCTGGTGGAGCAGGCTTGCGATGCCCTGATCCTGGAAATCAAGGGGCGCCTGTGA
- a CDS encoding YkgJ family cysteine cluster protein: MLCRPGCGACCIAPSISSPLPGMPKGKPAGERCAHLSAENLCQLFGDPRRPAVCSDFDADPEVCGDSREDAIRLIGWLEQATSAA; this comes from the coding sequence ATGCTCTGCCGCCCGGGCTGTGGTGCCTGCTGCATAGCGCCATCCATCAGTTCCCCGTTGCCCGGTATGCCCAAGGGGAAGCCGGCGGGCGAGCGCTGTGCGCATCTGTCCGCGGAGAATCTCTGTCAGCTGTTCGGTGATCCGCGCCGTCCGGCAGTCTGCAGCGATTTCGACGCTGATCCCGAGGTCTGCGGCGACAGCCGGGAGGACGCCATCCGTCTGATCGGCTGGCTTGAGCAGGCAACCTCGGCGGCCTGA
- the gltA gene encoding citrate synthase translates to MADKKAQLIIEGAAPVELPVLSGTMGPDVVDVRGLTSTGCFTFDPGFMSTASCESKITYIDGDKGVLLHRGYPIEQLAERSDYLETCFLLLNGELPTAEEKVRFVGTIKNHTMVHEQLKSFFNGFRRDAHPMAIMCGVVGALSAFYHDSLDINNPQHREVSAMRLIAKMPTIAAMAYKYSMGQPMMYPRNDLNYAENFLHMMFNTPAEIKPISPVLAQAMDRIFILHADHEQNASTSTVRLAGSSGANPFACIAAGIAALWGPAHGGANEAVLTMLDEIGDVSNIDKFVAKAKDKNDPFKLMGFGHRVYKNFDPRAKVMKQTCDEVLAELGINDPQLELAMKLEEIARNDPYFKERNLYPNVDFYSGIILKAIGIPTSMFTVIFALARTVGWISHWKEMLSSPYKIGRPRQLYTGQEQREFISLEARK, encoded by the coding sequence ATGGCTGACAAAAAAGCGCAGTTGATCATCGAGGGCGCAGCCCCCGTAGAGCTGCCCGTTCTGTCCGGTACCATGGGACCCGATGTAGTCGATGTGCGGGGCCTGACCTCCACGGGCTGCTTCACCTTTGATCCTGGCTTTATGTCGACCGCCTCTTGCGAGTCGAAGATCACCTACATCGACGGCGACAAGGGCGTACTGCTGCATCGTGGCTATCCGATCGAGCAGCTGGCAGAAAGATCCGACTACCTCGAAACCTGCTTCCTGCTGCTGAACGGCGAACTGCCGACCGCCGAGGAGAAGGTCAGGTTCGTCGGCACCATCAAGAACCACACCATGGTTCACGAGCAGCTGAAGAGCTTCTTCAACGGCTTTCGTCGCGACGCCCACCCGATGGCGATCATGTGCGGCGTAGTGGGCGCCCTCTCCGCCTTCTACCACGACTCCCTGGACATCAATAACCCGCAACACCGCGAAGTTTCGGCGATGCGCCTGATCGCCAAGATGCCGACCATTGCGGCGATGGCCTACAAGTACTCCATGGGCCAACCCATGATGTACCCGCGTAACGACCTGAACTACGCGGAAAACTTCCTGCACATGATGTTCAACACCCCGGCCGAGATCAAACCGATCAGCCCGGTGCTGGCCCAGGCCATGGACCGCATCTTCATCCTGCATGCGGACCACGAGCAGAACGCCTCCACCTCCACCGTCCGCCTGGCGGGCTCCTCCGGCGCCAACCCCTTCGCCTGTATCGCCGCCGGCATCGCGGCCCTCTGGGGCCCGGCCCACGGTGGTGCCAACGAAGCCGTGCTGACCATGCTCGACGAAATCGGCGACGTGTCGAACATCGACAAGTTCGTGGCCAAGGCCAAGGACAAGAACGATCCGTTCAAGCTGATGGGCTTCGGCCACCGCGTCTACAAGAACTTCGACCCGCGCGCCAAGGTCATGAAGCAGACCTGCGATGAAGTGCTGGCCGAACTGGGCATCAATGACCCGCAACTCGAACTGGCCATGAAGCTGGAAGAGATCGCGCGCAACGATCCTTACTTCAAGGAGCGCAACCTCTACCCGAACGTGGACTTCTACTCGGGCATCATCCTGAAGGCGATCGGCATTCCGACCAGCATGTTCACCGTGATCTTCGCGCTGGCCCGCACCGTCGGCTGGATCTCGCACTGGAAGGAAATGCTCTCCAGCCCGTACAAGATCGGCCGTCCGCGCCAGCTGTACACCGGCCAGGAGCAGCGCGAGTTCATCTCGCTGGAGGCACGCAAGTAA
- the sdhC gene encoding succinate dehydrogenase, cytochrome b556 subunit — translation MNSQRPVNLDLRTIKLPVTAYTSILHRISGVILFFGIAVLLFALDKSLSSEEGFEQVKACLTSPLAKLVIWGLLSALLYHLVAGVRHLVMDAGVGETLEGGKLGSKIVIVVSAVLIVLLGVWVW, via the coding sequence GTGAATAGCCAACGACCTGTAAACCTAGATCTCAGGACCATCAAACTCCCCGTCACTGCTTACACGTCCATCCTGCATCGTATCTCCGGCGTCATCCTCTTTTTCGGCATTGCCGTGCTGCTGTTCGCGCTCGACAAGTCGCTGAGCTCCGAGGAAGGCTTCGAGCAGGTCAAGGCGTGCCTGACCAGTCCGCTGGCCAAGCTGGTGATTTGGGGCCTCCTGTCCGCACTGCTTTACCACCTGGTTGCCGGTGTGCGCCACTTGGTAATGGATGCGGGCGTCGGCGAGACGCTCGAGGGCGGCAAGCTGGGCTCGAAAATCGTCATCGTAGTTTCTGCGGTGCTGATCGTGCTGCTGGGGGTGTGGGTATGGTAA
- the kdsB gene encoding 3-deoxy-manno-octulosonate cytidylyltransferase: MTRAFTVVIPARYASTRLPGKPLQDIAGKPMIQHVWEQARRSAAQRVVVATDDVRIVEACQAFGAEVLLTRVDHNSGTDRLAEVASHLGLASDAIVVNVQGDEPLIPPAIIDQVAANLAAHPEAGIATLAEPIRDVQALFNPNVVKVAADLNGLALTFSRAPLPWARDAFASSRDQLPDEVPYRRHIGIYAYRAGFLHDFVAWGPCWLENTECLEQLRALWHGVRIHVADALEAPPAGVDTPEDLERVRRLLGA; encoded by the coding sequence ATGACCCGGGCCTTCACCGTCGTCATCCCTGCCCGCTACGCGTCCACCCGCTTGCCGGGCAAGCCGCTGCAGGACATCGCCGGTAAGCCGATGATCCAGCACGTCTGGGAACAGGCACGGCGCAGCGCGGCCCAACGCGTGGTGGTCGCCACTGACGATGTGCGTATCGTCGAGGCCTGCCAGGCATTCGGCGCCGAAGTGCTGCTGACCCGCGTCGATCACAACTCCGGCACCGACCGCCTGGCCGAAGTGGCCAGCCACCTCGGTCTGGCCAGCGATGCCATCGTGGTCAACGTGCAAGGTGACGAACCGCTGATCCCGCCGGCCATCATCGATCAGGTCGCGGCGAACCTAGCGGCGCACCCGGAAGCGGGCATCGCCACCCTGGCCGAGCCGATCCGGGACGTCCAGGCGCTGTTCAATCCCAACGTGGTGAAAGTGGCCGCAGACCTCAATGGCCTGGCTCTGACGTTCAGTCGTGCGCCGCTGCCGTGGGCCCGTGACGCCTTCGCTTCCAGCCGTGACCAGTTGCCGGACGAGGTGCCGTATCGCCGCCACATCGGCATCTACGCCTACCGTGCGGGCTTTCTCCACGACTTCGTCGCCTGGGGCCCGTGTTGGCTGGAGAACACCGAGTGCCTGGAGCAGCTGCGCGCGCTGTGGCACGGCGTGCGCATCCACGTCGCGGATGCCCTGGAAGCGCCGCCTGCGGGTGTTGATACCCCGGAAGACCTGGAGCGCGTCCGGCGCTTGCTGGGGGCCTGA
- a CDS encoding exonuclease domain-containing protein: MPHWLVIDLEATTEEGGWPLEEMEIIEIGATLVRTDGHEVDHFQRFVRPARRPCLTGFCRQLTHIDQADVDGAASLPQVWQAFERWLAHHSPRLAGWASWGDYDRRQLEQEWQLHGLHSQLTAIPHLNLKQRFAEVRQLQRAVGLHTALQLAGLHFQGRQHRALEDARNTARLLPLVLPA, encoded by the coding sequence ATGCCGCATTGGCTGGTCATTGACCTGGAAGCCACCACCGAGGAAGGAGGCTGGCCTCTTGAAGAAATGGAAATCATCGAAATCGGTGCAACCCTGGTCCGCACGGACGGTCATGAGGTGGACCATTTCCAGCGTTTCGTGCGCCCCGCGCGCCGGCCCTGCCTCACCGGCTTCTGCCGCCAGCTCACCCACATCGACCAGGCCGACGTGGACGGCGCAGCGAGCCTGCCCCAGGTCTGGCAGGCCTTCGAGCGCTGGCTCGCGCACCACAGCCCGCGCCTGGCGGGCTGGGCGAGCTGGGGGGACTACGACCGCCGCCAACTGGAGCAGGAATGGCAGTTGCACGGTCTGCACAGCCAGTTGACCGCAATCCCCCACCTGAACCTCAAGCAGCGCTTCGCCGAGGTGCGCCAGCTCCAGCGGGCCGTGGGTCTGCATACCGCACTGCAACTGGCCGGACTGCATTTCCAGGGACGGCAGCACCGCGCCCTGGAAGACGCACGCAACACCGCGCGCCTGCTACCGCTGGTGCTGCCCGCCTGA